From one Halococcus agarilyticus genomic stretch:
- a CDS encoding uracil-DNA glycosylase, with protein MEGLEVIECERCPELCESRSRIVNGTGPDDADLLFVGEAPGEHEDDGGEPFVGRSGTVLDEALREHGLARDAVRITNCVRCRPPDNRDPHKEELTNCREYLEREIDTVDPELVVTLGKVPTEHLLERDAAVTKEAGTIEDARLDGTAHRVLICVHPAATLYDGSQQETFETAIATAAEVAGVAEGDGSGQSRLDGF; from the coding sequence ATGGAGGGACTGGAGGTGATCGAGTGCGAGCGCTGCCCCGAACTCTGTGAGTCACGCAGCCGGATCGTCAACGGGACGGGGCCCGACGACGCGGACCTGCTGTTCGTGGGCGAGGCACCGGGCGAACACGAGGACGACGGCGGCGAGCCGTTCGTCGGCCGGAGCGGAACCGTTCTCGACGAGGCGCTCCGCGAGCACGGCCTCGCACGCGACGCCGTCAGGATCACCAACTGCGTCCGGTGTCGCCCGCCGGACAACCGCGATCCTCACAAAGAGGAACTCACGAACTGTCGGGAGTACCTCGAACGTGAGATCGACACTGTGGACCCCGAGCTCGTGGTCACGCTCGGGAAGGTCCCCACCGAACACCTCCTCGAACGGGATGCCGCGGTCACGAAGGAGGCGGGCACCATCGAGGACGCGCGACTCGACGGCACCGCCCACCGCGTCCTGATCTGTGTCCACCCCGCGGCCACGCTGTACGATGGGAGCCAGCAGGAGACCTTCGAGACGGCGATCGCGACGGCCGCCGAGGTCGCCGGCGTGGCCGAGGGCGACGGGAGCGGCCAGTCGCGCCTCGACGGGTTCTGA
- the bioD gene encoding dethiobiotin synthase: MSETHGGDAFAVVGTDTSVGKTVVTAGLVAWLREEGIDARAVKPVQTGYPPDDDAGFVAEACRAGDAATCIERLEPPLAPRVAAERVGTELSYVTIREGCERALAASEVGVLEGVGGVRVPLAGDREVIDLVADLELPAVVVARSGLGTLNHTALTVEGLAAHGVETHAVVLNEYTSETVAERTNQAELERMTDVPVHTLSSFDLTTPEDVASGVRDGLPADVFPVTR, from the coding sequence ATGAGTGAAACACACGGCGGGGACGCGTTCGCGGTCGTCGGGACCGATACGAGCGTCGGAAAGACGGTCGTGACCGCCGGGCTCGTCGCCTGGCTCCGCGAGGAGGGTATCGATGCTCGTGCGGTCAAGCCGGTCCAGACCGGCTATCCGCCGGACGACGATGCGGGGTTCGTTGCCGAAGCGTGTAGGGCCGGCGATGCTGCGACCTGCATCGAACGGCTCGAACCGCCGCTCGCGCCGCGCGTCGCCGCCGAGCGGGTCGGGACGGAGCTCTCGTATGTGACGATCCGTGAGGGATGCGAGCGGGCGCTCGCCGCGAGCGAAGTCGGGGTGCTCGAAGGCGTCGGCGGGGTTCGGGTGCCGCTCGCCGGCGATCGGGAAGTGATCGATCTCGTCGCCGATCTCGAACTCCCTGCGGTGGTGGTCGCCCGCTCCGGGCTCGGCACACTGAATCACACCGCGCTCACGGTCGAGGGGCTCGCGGCGCACGGCGTCGAAACGCACGCCGTCGTTCTGAACGAGTACACGAGCGAGACCGTCGCCGAGCGGACGAATCAAGCGGAACTCGAACGGATGACCGACGTGCCGGTCCACACGCTGTCGTCGTTCGATCTCACGACTCCCGAGGACGTTGCCAGCGGGGTTCGCGACGGACTTCCCGCGGACGTGTTCCCCGTGACTCGATGA
- a CDS encoding aminotransferase class I/II-fold pyridoxal phosphate-dependent enzyme: MAERDASRTELVEGGHEDSGHSFALRERLKAREQRGLRRDLAPIERVAARARVVADPDDGIPNFEGEDQVILASNNYLGLADDERVQRAAATAAEEVGTGAGASRLVTGNTPIHRALERDLARTKDTERALVFSSGYAANVGTIAALAPDVIFSDELNHASIVDGCRLARAETVVYDHADAEALAAAMAERREQADAGESWLVVTDSVFSMDGDVAPLAAICDVAERHGAWVMADEAHATGLYADGAGIVGREELGDRVQVQMGTLSKALASQGGYVAGNEALVEHLANAARSFVFSTGLAPPAAGAAREALAVAREGDRRERLWTVVERLREGLEGMGYRVLGETQILPVLVGDRADAVALGEALTDRGIVAPAIRPPTVPEGTSRIRVAPMATHTDAEIDRCLAAFHEAGRAVGVLDE, from the coding sequence ATGGCAGAACGCGACGCGAGCCGGACGGAGCTCGTCGAGGGCGGCCACGAGGATTCGGGACACAGCTTCGCCCTCCGAGAGCGCCTCAAGGCACGCGAACAACGGGGCCTGCGGCGCGATCTCGCGCCGATCGAGCGGGTCGCGGCGCGGGCTCGCGTGGTCGCCGATCCAGATGATGGAATCCCGAACTTCGAGGGCGAAGACCAGGTGATCCTGGCGTCGAACAACTACCTCGGATTGGCGGACGACGAGCGAGTCCAGCGGGCGGCCGCGACGGCGGCCGAGGAGGTCGGCACCGGCGCGGGCGCGAGCCGGCTCGTCACCGGCAATACACCGATCCACCGCGCGCTCGAACGCGACCTCGCCCGGACGAAGGATACCGAGCGCGCGTTGGTCTTCTCGTCGGGCTACGCCGCCAACGTCGGTACGATCGCCGCGCTCGCCCCCGACGTGATCTTCTCCGACGAGCTGAACCACGCGAGCATCGTGGACGGCTGTCGGCTCGCACGCGCGGAGACGGTGGTCTACGATCACGCGGACGCCGAAGCGCTCGCCGCGGCGATGGCGGAACGGCGCGAGCAGGCGGACGCGGGCGAATCGTGGCTCGTCGTGACCGACTCGGTGTTCAGCATGGACGGTGATGTCGCCCCGCTCGCGGCGATCTGCGACGTCGCCGAGCGCCACGGCGCGTGGGTGATGGCGGACGAGGCTCACGCTACCGGACTCTACGCCGATGGCGCGGGAATCGTCGGGCGCGAGGAACTCGGAGATCGAGTGCAGGTCCAGATGGGGACGCTCTCGAAGGCGCTGGCGAGTCAGGGCGGGTACGTCGCCGGAAACGAGGCGCTCGTCGAACACCTCGCGAACGCCGCGCGCTCGTTCGTGTTCTCGACCGGACTCGCGCCGCCGGCGGCGGGTGCGGCACGCGAGGCACTCGCCGTTGCTCGTGAGGGCGATCGTCGCGAACGACTCTGGACGGTCGTCGAGCGCCTTCGCGAGGGACTCGAAGGGATGGGATATCGCGTGCTCGGCGAGACTCAGATCCTCCCGGTGCTCGTCGGCGATCGTGCCGATGCGGTGGCACTTGGGGAAGCGCTCACCGACCGCGGGATCGTCGCGCCCGCGATCCGGCCGCCGACGGTGCCCGAGGGAACGAGTCGGATCCGGGTCGCGCCGATGGCGACCCACACCGACGCCGAGATCGATCGGTGCCTGGCGGCGTTCCACGAAGCAGGGCGTGCCGTGGGAGTGCTCGATGAGTGA
- a CDS encoding saccharopine dehydrogenase family protein: MDDISFAVLGTGGIGRRALEVSQAKQGLTPVAACDRHGIAVDHEGLDVDELLAATEGNVASAADRREAADGRAATDGSREPRADGGGAVKQHGEQAGVVASAQARPTETPIEDTIAASDAVDAVLIALPSLEHDFIPEVAAEFADADYEGVLVDVLKRSRVIGLLDERADVFEESGITFVCGAGATPGFLTGAAALAAQSFVEVEAVDIHWGVGLKSGYEDNRGTVREDIAHLPGFDIESARDLSDDEIEAIVDEHDGVIEFEDMEHADDVLLERAGICDAEDVTVGGVLDVRNDEKPTTTTVDVTGRTFDGERATNTFELGDETSMAANVNGPALGYLKAGVRRNRAGEYGVFGPADLMPGF, from the coding sequence ATGGACGACATCAGCTTCGCAGTACTCGGCACGGGCGGGATCGGGCGGCGAGCACTCGAAGTCTCGCAGGCCAAGCAGGGGCTGACGCCCGTGGCGGCGTGTGATCGCCACGGCATCGCGGTCGATCACGAGGGTCTCGACGTGGACGAACTCCTCGCCGCGACGGAAGGGAACGTGGCGAGCGCGGCCGACCGACGGGAGGCCGCGGACGGGCGAGCGGCGACCGACGGGAGCCGCGAGCCGCGGGCGGATGGCGGCGGGGCGGTCAAACAGCACGGCGAGCAGGCGGGCGTGGTCGCGTCGGCGCAAGCCCGACCCACAGAGACGCCCATCGAGGACACCATCGCCGCGAGCGACGCGGTGGATGCGGTACTGATCGCGCTGCCGAGCTTAGAACACGACTTCATCCCCGAGGTTGCAGCGGAGTTCGCCGATGCGGACTACGAGGGCGTGCTCGTCGATGTCCTGAAGCGCTCGCGGGTGATCGGGCTGTTGGACGAGCGCGCCGACGTCTTCGAGGAGTCGGGAATCACGTTCGTCTGCGGTGCGGGCGCGACGCCAGGCTTCCTGACCGGTGCGGCGGCGCTCGCCGCACAGTCGTTCGTCGAGGTCGAGGCAGTCGACATCCACTGGGGCGTCGGGCTGAAGTCGGGCTACGAGGACAATCGCGGGACCGTTCGGGAGGACATCGCGCACCTGCCTGGCTTCGACATCGAGAGCGCGCGCGACCTCTCGGACGACGAAATCGAGGCGATCGTGGACGAGCACGACGGCGTCATCGAGTTCGAGGACATGGAACACGCCGACGACGTGTTGCTGGAGCGGGCGGGCATCTGTGATGCCGAAGACGTGACCGTCGGTGGGGTGCTCGACGTGCGCAACGACGAGAAACCCACGACCACGACCGTCGACGTGACTGGCCGGACGTTCGACGGCGAGCGCGCGACCAACACCTTCGAATTGGGCGACGAGACCAGTATGGCGGCGAACGTCAACGGCCCCGCGCTCGGCTACCTGAAGGCGGGCGTGCGGCGCAATCGTGCGGGCGAGTACGGCGTGTTCGGCCCCGCCGACCTGATGCCAGGCTTCTGA
- the bioB gene encoding biotin synthase BioB, with amino-acid sequence MVYETGNATIDGAVGRVLDGERLDRTDGLALLAQPVEELATAADFVRAAFGDGTVDACSIVNAKAGDCAEDCGFCAQSVHFDTGIDTYGFLDPQEILAAAKRAERDGAQRFGIVVAEKGVSKERRPEEWAEVIEAIRLVRDETDVEADASLGLLTEEEAAILVEEGLNHYNHNIETSRRYFDEIVSTHDFEDRLHTLRVAKEAGMDLCAGVILGMGETPADRVEAAIELQEIGVSSLPVNVLNPVEGTPLGDADHAAISTAELIETIAVYRLLHPEARVRLTGGREVNLRDDEQHLPFEAGADGVLTGDYLTTSGQSPGADIETIERAGLEPNMETNEFDPAAVKARGRDDPSDPPIETAAGTATSNASDD; translated from the coding sequence GTGGTTTACGAGACTGGAAACGCGACGATCGACGGCGCGGTGGGGCGCGTGCTCGACGGCGAGCGCCTCGACCGGACGGACGGCCTCGCGCTCCTCGCTCAGCCGGTCGAGGAGCTCGCGACGGCCGCCGATTTCGTCCGAGCGGCGTTCGGCGACGGCACGGTCGACGCGTGCTCGATCGTGAACGCGAAGGCGGGCGACTGTGCCGAGGACTGTGGGTTCTGTGCGCAGTCAGTCCACTTCGACACGGGAATCGACACCTACGGCTTCCTCGACCCCCAAGAGATCCTCGCGGCTGCGAAGCGTGCCGAACGCGACGGCGCACAGCGCTTCGGGATCGTGGTCGCGGAGAAGGGTGTCTCGAAGGAGCGCCGCCCCGAGGAGTGGGCAGAGGTCATCGAGGCCATTCGGCTCGTGCGCGACGAGACCGATGTCGAGGCCGACGCCTCGCTCGGCCTCCTCACCGAAGAGGAGGCCGCGATCCTCGTCGAAGAGGGGCTGAACCACTACAATCACAACATCGAGACCTCCCGGCGATACTTCGACGAGATCGTCTCCACGCACGACTTCGAGGACCGGCTGCACACCCTGCGGGTCGCCAAGGAGGCCGGGATGGACCTCTGTGCCGGCGTGATCCTCGGGATGGGCGAGACGCCCGCGGATCGAGTCGAGGCCGCGATCGAGTTGCAGGAGATCGGGGTGTCCTCGCTACCGGTGAACGTCCTGAACCCGGTCGAAGGCACGCCGCTCGGCGACGCCGACCACGCCGCCATCTCGACGGCGGAGTTGATCGAGACGATCGCGGTCTACCGGTTGCTCCACCCCGAGGCACGAGTCAGATTGACCGGCGGACGCGAGGTCAACCTCCGGGACGACGAGCAACACCTGCCCTTCGAGGCGGGTGCGGACGGCGTGCTCACTGGCGATTACCTCACGACTTCCGGCCAGTCACCCGGTGCGGACATCGAGACGATCGAGCGCGCCGGTCTGGAGCCGAACATGGAGACGAACGAGTTCGATCCGGCAGCGGTGAAAGCGCGCGGACGGGACGACCCGTCGGACCCGCCGATCGAGACGGCGGCGGGGACGGCCACGAGCAACGCGAGTGACGACTGA
- the hisH gene encoding imidazole glycerol phosphate synthase subunit HisH — protein sequence MSEAQTQRTAAASVVVVDYGLGNLRSATRGLERAGATVEITDDPAAFDAADGIVLPGVGAFREGVENAGPYREALLDAADAGTPVFGICLGMQMLLTTSEEAERAGEGDVEGLDLIPGRNVRFTGDRKVPHMGWNELTVERDHPLVEGVDGEYAYFVHSYYAEPDDGNAVVARTEYGVDFPSVVADDSGTVFGTQFHPEKSGETGLRILRNFVDLCAD from the coding sequence ATGAGCGAAGCGCAGACCCAGCGTACCGCGGCGGCGTCAGTGGTCGTGGTCGACTACGGTCTCGGCAACCTCCGGAGTGCGACCCGCGGCCTCGAACGCGCGGGGGCCACAGTCGAGATCACCGACGACCCTGCCGCGTTCGACGCGGCGGACGGGATCGTGCTGCCTGGCGTCGGCGCGTTCCGCGAGGGCGTCGAGAACGCCGGCCCCTACCGCGAGGCGCTGCTCGACGCCGCCGACGCGGGGACGCCGGTGTTCGGCATCTGTCTCGGGATGCAGATGCTCCTCACGACGAGCGAGGAGGCCGAACGCGCTGGCGAGGGCGACGTCGAGGGACTCGATCTGATCCCCGGCCGGAACGTCCGCTTTACCGGCGATCGGAAAGTCCCTCACATGGGCTGGAACGAGCTCACGGTCGAGCGCGATCACCCGCTCGTCGAGGGAGTAGATGGGGAGTACGCCTACTTCGTCCACTCCTACTACGCCGAGCCCGACGACGGAAACGCGGTCGTCGCCCGCACGGAGTACGGCGTCGACTTCCCGTCCGTCGTGGCCGACGACTCCGGGACCGTCTTCGGCACGCAGTTCCACCCCGAGAAGAGCGGCGAGACCGGGCTGCGGATCCTGCGGAACTTCGTCGATCTCTGTGCCGACTGA
- a CDS encoding cation diffusion facilitator family transporter encodes MAESRSVVMAALIANGAIAVMKFIGFLLTGSAAMLSETYQSVSDTGNQIFLLIGIRYSKRSADRTHPFGYGKSQFFYSFLVSVLLFGVAGIASVRKGYGAITGESTFHVSNATLPVIGVTLSGAVISYIVLSLAIVFELWALKKAYAGMQAQIDEHDWSGLREAFRKTSDVTTLTALIEDSLALAAAAIGMAGIYLTEQTGNVLYDGIAAFVIGLLLMGFAAALAWQNKRLLLGESLPADEERRLRDVIADHDGVSGVVDFRSVYFGPEEIIVTADVTFESGFDTGEIDDRITAIKKAIREAEPQVRNTYIEPEA; translated from the coding sequence ATGGCAGAGAGCAGATCCGTCGTGATGGCCGCCCTCATCGCCAACGGCGCGATCGCCGTCATGAAGTTCATCGGGTTCCTCCTCACCGGGAGCGCGGCGATGCTATCCGAGACCTACCAGTCGGTTTCGGATACGGGCAATCAGATCTTTCTCCTCATCGGCATCCGCTACTCGAAACGGAGCGCCGACCGCACCCATCCCTTCGGCTACGGCAAGTCACAGTTCTTCTACAGCTTCCTCGTGTCGGTGCTGCTGTTCGGCGTCGCGGGGATCGCGAGCGTACGGAAGGGCTACGGAGCGATCACCGGCGAGAGCACCTTTCACGTCAGCAACGCCACGCTCCCGGTGATCGGCGTGACGCTCTCGGGTGCGGTGATCAGCTACATCGTTCTGTCGCTCGCGATCGTCTTCGAACTGTGGGCGCTCAAGAAGGCCTACGCCGGGATGCAGGCCCAGATCGACGAACACGACTGGAGCGGACTCCGCGAGGCGTTCCGGAAGACCAGCGACGTGACCACGCTGACGGCACTGATCGAGGACTCGCTCGCGCTCGCGGCGGCGGCGATCGGAATGGCCGGTATCTACCTGACCGAGCAGACGGGCAACGTGCTCTACGACGGGATCGCCGCCTTCGTGATCGGGCTGCTGCTGATGGGCTTTGCGGCTGCGCTCGCGTGGCAGAACAAGCGCCTGCTGCTCGGCGAGAGCCTCCCGGCCGACGAGGAGCGCCGCCTGCGCGACGTGATCGCCGACCACGACGGCGTGAGTGGAGTAGTCGACTTCCGGTCGGTCTACTTTGGCCCCGAGGAGATCATCGTGACTGCCGACGTCACCTTCGAATCCGGGTTCGACACCGGCGAGATCGACGACCGGATCACCGCCATCAAGAAGGCGATCAGGGAGGCCGAGCCCCAGGTGCGCAACACGTACATCGAACCCGAGGCGTAA
- a CDS encoding cation diffusion facilitator family transporter, with translation MAGNRSVVIAALIANGAIAILKFAGFLLTGSAAMLSETYHSISDTGNQIFLLIGIRYGGKEASRDHPFGYGKAQFFYSFLVSVLLFGIAGWESAKHGYNAIVNPHAAEVGQASLPVIGSFPGVWVNYVVLVGAIVFESYALKKANDEMSRQIDEHGWSGYREAFRKTSDVTTLTALTEDTIAMAGAGIALFGVFLSRYTGNPLYDAVAALLIGLMLMGFAIALAWENKRLLLGESLPADEERKLREVVAGWDGVEEIVDFRTVYFGPEQLLVTADVALDAGLETEDIDDYISEIENALMETQPQIRKVYIEPEV, from the coding sequence ATGGCTGGAAACAGGTCCGTCGTGATCGCCGCCCTGATCGCCAACGGCGCGATCGCGATTCTCAAGTTCGCTGGCTTTCTCCTCACCGGAAGCGCGGCGATGCTCTCGGAGACCTACCACTCGATCTCCGATACGGGCAATCAGATCTTCCTCCTCATCGGGATCCGGTACGGCGGCAAGGAGGCCAGCCGTGACCATCCCTTTGGCTACGGGAAGGCACAGTTCTTCTACAGCTTCCTCGTGAGCGTCCTCCTCTTCGGGATCGCGGGCTGGGAGAGCGCGAAACACGGCTACAACGCCATCGTGAACCCCCACGCCGCGGAGGTCGGCCAGGCGTCGCTCCCCGTAATCGGCTCCTTTCCCGGCGTTTGGGTCAACTACGTGGTGCTCGTCGGCGCGATCGTCTTCGAGAGCTACGCGCTCAAGAAGGCCAACGACGAAATGAGCCGCCAGATCGACGAACACGGCTGGAGCGGGTACCGCGAGGCCTTCCGGAAGACCAGCGACGTGACCACGCTGACCGCGCTGACCGAGGACACGATCGCCATGGCGGGTGCGGGGATCGCGCTGTTCGGGGTGTTTCTCAGCCGATACACCGGCAACCCGCTCTACGACGCGGTGGCTGCACTCCTGATCGGCCTCATGCTGATGGGGTTTGCGATCGCGCTCGCGTGGGAGAACAAGCGTCTGCTGCTCGGCGAGAGCCTGCCGGCCGACGAGGAACGCAAACTCCGCGAGGTGGTCGCTGGCTGGGATGGCGTCGAAGAAATCGTCGACTTCCGGACCGTCTACTTCGGCCCCGAGCAGCTCCTCGTGACTGCCGATGTCGCGCTCGACGCGGGCCTCGAAACCGAGGACATCGACGACTACATCTCCGAGATCGAGAACGCGCTGATGGAAACGCAACCGCAGATCCGGAAGGTCTACATCGAACCCGAGGTCTGA
- a CDS encoding ATP-dependent DNA helicase: MAVDPSPSLRFFPYDAPYENQAAAIERIHDALGDERDVLFEGACGTGKTLSALVPALEFARENDKTVVITTNVHQQMRQFVADARAINDHEPLKATVFKGKAAMCHIDVDYEECQVLRDSTKDLVDAEEDLAELESREDDLLTASQAGDGDAAEARSAVMDELESVESEVDDLRGESICEHYYNNLTADTDAFYAWLASDVRTPEEIYEYAEQESLCGYELLKEGMEAMDLVVCNYHHLLDPTIREQFFRWLGRDPEDVIAVFDEAHNVESAAREHATRTLTETTLDSALAELDDAGDPRADQAKNVVEAFRRALVTTYDEQLEFGERERIGEDWEDLAIANPEGRDDLTLAFLDVYTGQGIDADVETGLALGAALDREYDRAYRNGETQVRKECQTLQTMRFVESWLADGSSDGRHPVVSVREGPEGVYGRAESFASIPRDVTEPLFSSLHASVLMSATLRPFGVLEDVLGLDDPGTMAYGLTFPEANRRTFAVDTPALFASERDDPAVQESVASTVGDAIRFTPGNSLLFFPSYAEAERYHDRVAPDTAATTYLDEPGESVESLRERFAADGNGALFTSLWGTLTEGVSFDGDDAHTVLVVGVPYPHLDDRLEAVEDAYDAAFDDGWQYAVEIPTIRKTRQALGRVLRSPEEIGVRALLDARYTQRGHEEMGKYSVRETFPTEERAELLDVAPEKLKYAMLNFYTDHDAYDGDPPTP, from the coding sequence GTGGCCGTCGATCCGTCTCCCTCGCTGCGTTTCTTTCCGTACGACGCTCCCTACGAGAATCAGGCCGCGGCGATCGAACGCATCCACGACGCGCTCGGCGACGAACGCGACGTCCTCTTCGAGGGAGCCTGCGGCACGGGCAAGACCCTCTCGGCGCTGGTGCCCGCCCTCGAATTCGCCCGCGAGAACGACAAGACGGTGGTCATCACCACGAACGTCCACCAGCAGATGCGCCAGTTCGTCGCGGACGCCCGCGCGATCAACGACCACGAACCACTCAAGGCGACGGTATTCAAGGGCAAGGCCGCGATGTGTCACATCGACGTTGACTACGAGGAGTGCCAGGTGCTCCGCGATAGTACGAAAGACCTCGTCGACGCCGAAGAGGACCTCGCGGAGCTCGAATCCCGTGAAGACGACCTCCTCACGGCGAGCCAGGCGGGCGACGGCGACGCCGCCGAGGCCCGAAGCGCGGTGATGGACGAACTGGAGAGCGTCGAGAGCGAGGTCGACGACCTCCGCGGGGAATCGATCTGCGAGCACTACTACAACAACCTCACCGCCGACACCGACGCCTTCTACGCGTGGCTCGCGAGCGATGTCAGAACTCCCGAGGAGATCTACGAGTACGCCGAGCAGGAGTCGCTTTGCGGGTACGAACTCCTCAAGGAGGGGATGGAGGCGATGGATCTCGTGGTCTGCAACTATCACCACCTGCTCGACCCCACCATCCGCGAACAGTTCTTCCGGTGGCTCGGCCGCGATCCCGAGGACGTCATCGCCGTGTTCGACGAGGCCCACAACGTCGAGAGCGCGGCGCGCGAGCACGCGACTCGCACACTGACCGAGACCACACTCGACAGCGCGCTCGCTGAGCTCGACGACGCGGGCGATCCACGAGCGGACCAGGCGAAAAACGTCGTCGAGGCGTTCCGGCGCGCGCTCGTCACGACCTACGACGAACAGTTGGAATTCGGCGAGCGCGAGCGGATCGGCGAGGACTGGGAGGACCTCGCGATCGCCAACCCCGAGGGTCGCGACGATCTCACGCTCGCCTTTCTCGACGTCTACACCGGTCAGGGGATCGACGCCGACGTGGAGACCGGCCTCGCGCTCGGGGCGGCGCTCGACCGGGAGTACGACCGGGCGTACCGCAACGGCGAGACCCAGGTTCGAAAGGAGTGCCAGACGCTTCAGACGATGCGGTTCGTCGAGTCGTGGCTCGCCGATGGGAGTTCGGACGGTCGCCATCCCGTGGTTTCGGTGCGAGAGGGCCCGGAGGGCGTCTACGGTCGCGCGGAGTCGTTCGCGTCGATCCCGCGCGACGTGACCGAGCCGCTCTTTTCGAGCCTCCACGCGAGCGTGTTGATGAGCGCGACGCTCCGCCCGTTCGGCGTCCTCGAAGACGTGCTCGGCCTCGACGATCCGGGAACGATGGCGTACGGCCTGACCTTTCCCGAAGCGAACCGCCGAACGTTCGCTGTCGACACGCCAGCGCTGTTCGCGAGCGAGCGCGACGATCCCGCGGTCCAGGAGTCCGTCGCCAGCACGGTGGGCGACGCGATCCGCTTCACGCCAGGCAACAGCCTCCTCTTTTTCCCGAGTTACGCCGAGGCCGAGCGCTATCACGACCGAGTTGCTCCCGACACGGCGGCGACGACGTATCTCGACGAACCGGGCGAGTCGGTCGAGTCGCTGCGCGAGCGGTTCGCGGCGGACGGCAACGGCGCGCTGTTCACCTCGCTATGGGGCACGCTCACCGAGGGCGTGAGCTTCGACGGCGACGACGCCCACACCGTGCTCGTGGTCGGGGTGCCCTACCCCCACCTCGACGATCGGCTCGAAGCGGTCGAAGACGCCTATGACGCCGCGTTCGACGACGGGTGGCAGTACGCCGTCGAGATCCCCACGATCCGGAAGACGCGCCAGGCGCTCGGTCGGGTGCTGCGCTCGCCCGAGGAGATCGGCGTCCGCGCGCTGCTCGACGCCCGCTACACCCAGCGCGGCCACGAGGAAATGGGCAAGTACAGCGTCCGCGAGACCTTTCCCACCGAGGAACGCGCCGAACTCCTCGATGTCGCGCCGGAGAAGCTCAAATACGCGATGTTGAACTTCTACACTGACCACGACGCCTACGACGGTGACCCGCCGACGCCCTGA
- a CDS encoding helix-turn-helix transcriptional regulator, giving the protein MKNDLRQRREIDGSSQADLAAAVDVTRQTINAIERDRYDPSIELAFKLAAHFDCRIEDLFEPELNGTGAERDG; this is encoded by the coding sequence GTGAAGAACGATCTCCGGCAGCGGCGGGAGATCGACGGGTCGAGTCAGGCCGACCTCGCGGCGGCGGTCGACGTCACCCGTCAGACCATCAACGCCATCGAACGTGATCGCTACGACCCGTCGATCGAACTGGCATTCAAACTCGCCGCCCACTTCGACTGTCGCATCGAAGATCTGTTCGAACCGGAACTGAACGGAACGGGGGCTGAACGCGATGGATGA
- a CDS encoding PPC domain-containing DNA-binding protein — MDYQALDAGREFVARLDTGADWRSEIEALAADAGVDAGFFFGLGAVQDAELYFYDQDEKEYDAIEFDEPLEVAACVGNVSWLDGERFAHTHAVCSREDGSTVAGHLNAGTVFAGEIYLREFDAHLEREHDPTTDLDLWPF, encoded by the coding sequence ATGGACTACCAAGCACTCGACGCCGGTCGCGAGTTCGTCGCCCGGCTCGATACCGGTGCGGACTGGCGAAGCGAGATCGAGGCGCTCGCTGCCGACGCCGGCGTGGACGCGGGCTTTTTCTTCGGGCTCGGTGCAGTACAGGACGCCGAACTCTACTTCTACGACCAAGATGAGAAAGAGTACGACGCGATCGAATTCGACGAACCGCTCGAAGTCGCGGCCTGCGTCGGCAACGTCTCGTGGCTCGACGGCGAGCGCTTCGCCCATACTCATGCAGTCTGCTCGCGCGAGGACGGCTCGACGGTCGCGGGCCACCTGAACGCTGGAACGGTGTTCGCCGGCGAAATATACCTCCGCGAGTTCGACGCCCACCTCGAACGCGAGCACGATCCGACGACTGACCTCGATCTCTGGCCGTTTTGA